A region from the uncultured Holophaga sp. genome encodes:
- the fabZ gene encoding 3-hydroxyacyl-ACP dehydratase FabZ translates to MTETPDRQPRTIDLLGIMELLPHRFPILLVDRILDYEPGQWIRGIKNISIGEHVFQGHFPKQPVFPGVLIVEAMGQTGGCLLMRDIPDRHKKVIYFMSIDNVKFRRPVVPGDQLVMELKVVNFKGKIGKMRGEAFVDGQKAAEADFMCMLMDAPEEKA, encoded by the coding sequence ATGACTGAGACCCCTGACCGCCAGCCGCGTACCATCGACCTCCTGGGCATCATGGAGCTGCTGCCCCATCGCTTTCCGATCCTGCTGGTGGACCGCATCCTCGACTACGAACCCGGCCAGTGGATCCGCGGCATCAAGAACATCTCCATCGGCGAGCATGTCTTCCAGGGCCACTTCCCCAAGCAGCCCGTCTTTCCCGGCGTCCTCATCGTGGAGGCCATGGGGCAGACCGGCGGCTGCCTGCTCATGCGCGACATCCCCGATCGCCACAAGAAGGTGATCTATTTCATGTCCATCGACAACGTGAAGTTCCGCCGCCCGGTGGTCCCCGGCGATCAGCTGGTGATGGAGCTCAAGGTCGTCAACTTCAAGGGCAAGATCGGCAAGATGCGCGGTGAGGCCTTCGTGGATGGCCAGAAGGCCGCCGAGGCCGACTTCATGTGCATGCTCATGGACGCCCCCGAGGAGAAGGCCTGA